The following is a genomic window from Luteolibacter yonseiensis.
TCCCCCACCCACACCGGAGGGTCCTCGATGTCCGCCATCGCGGCGTCGAAGAATCCCTTCACCGTGCCGAATTCCACGGCGGGCATGCCTTCGAAGTTTTCCCAGCGCTTGATGCGCTCGATCATCTCGACCGTCGGTCCGCCGCCGCCATCACCGTAGCCATACGGCATCAGCGAGCGGGAGGCGCGGTCCTTCTGGGCGAACTGCCTTTCCGCGCGCGCCAGCTCCCTGCCCTGCACGCGGGCGTTGTAGGTATCGACCGGCGGGAAGTGGCTGAAGATCCGCGTGCCGTCGATGCCCTCCCACAGGAAGGTGTGGTGCGGGAAGCGGTTGGTGTCGTTCCAGGAAATCTTTTGGGTCAGGAAGCGGTCCACCCCGGCCTTGCCGAGGATCTGCGGCAGGGCGGCGGAGTAGCCGAAGACATCCGGCAGCCAGAGATCGCCCGTCGTGACGCCGAACTCGCGGCTGAAGAAATCCTTGCCGTGGACCAGCTGGCGCACGAGCGATTCGCCGGAAGGCACGTTGCAATCCGGCTCCACCCACATGCTGCCCATGGCCTCCCACTGGCCGCGCGCCACCGCGTCCCGGATGCCCTGATAGATGGTGGGATAGTGCGCTTTCATCCACAGATACTGCACCGGCTGGGAACAACTGAAGCGGTACTCCGGGTGGACCTCCATGTAGGCCAGCGCGGTGGAGAACGTGCGGGCGCACTTGCGGATGGTCTCGCGCAGCGGCCAGCACCACGCGGTGTCGATGTGCGCGTGCCCTGTCGCCGTGATGCGGTGGACGGTGTCGCCGTTTTTCGCGGCCAGCAGGGGGGCGAGGATCTCCCGCGCCTTTCCGACCCACGAGCGGTCGCCGCGCTCCATCACGCGGCATGCCTGGTCCAGCCCGCGCAGCAGGCGCGCGCGGCGGGTGCCTTCCTCGGGGAGCTCCAGCATCGCCTCCCGGCAGACGCGGAAGTCCATGAGAAGCGCGAAAACCCCGGCATCATAGATCGCGAGCCGCGCCTCCTGCATGCGGAAAAGCCGTGCCTCGGGATCCACTCTCACGCCGTTGTCCCAGTGCCATTCGGACACTGGGTTTCCGGACGCCTCGACGTGGAAATCCACCAGCTCGCCGCCCTTCGCTTCCGTGAAAAGCGGGATGGCCTTGCGATAGCGGCTGACGGCGATGACCGGCCTGCCGTCCATCCACACCTGCCCCTCGCGGCCGAAGCCCTCCTCGTTTTCAAAACTCAGGTCCACCACGGCGACCACCGTTTTCCCGCTCCACGCGGCGGGCACCTGGCTGCGGAAACGGAACCACGCGGTGCCCCATGTCTTCCCCCATGCCGCGCCCTCGCGGACTTCCGTGAAACTCTGCGCCATCGCCTCGGCGTGGCTGACGGGTTCTCCGTCGGCCTCCCACATGGCCACCTCCAGCGGAATCTTCTCCTGATAGAGCAGGGGCAGGATGAACCGATCCTCCGCCATCTCGATACGGGTTTCCTTCTTCTGACGGGTTTCCATAAATTGTGTTTTTTCCTAGCTCCTCACCACTCGCGTTCTTTCTTGTGTGAACCGTGCTGACATCCGTGCCCGCGGTCAATCGCATGAAGCGCGGATCATGCCGAATTTCCCGGCGGAACACATGGTTTTTGGCGTCATCTGGTGATTCCGATCCTCACTCGTGCCAAATGGATCCGCACGGGTCCCCCGCCCCTCCGCACTCACCCACCGGCCGGAGAAATCCCGTGCAGGGTCTTCACCACCTGCCATGCCGCCTCCACGTGATGCACGCGGAACAGATGGGCGCCCCTCGTCATGCACGTGCTGACGCACGCCACCGTCCCCGCATCGCGCCCGGCGGGGTCCGCCAGCCCGAGCACCTCGCCGATCACCGTCTTCCGCGAAACGGGAACGAGGACGGGCCGTTGGAATTTTTTCAACCGCGCCAGCTCGCGATACACCGTCAGGTTGTCGTCACGCTGCTTGGCGAAGTCGATGCCCGGATCGAGGATGACCGCGTCATCCGGCAATCCGGCGGCGCGGGCCAGCCCGATTTTCTCCTCAAAGAACCGCTCCATTTCCGCCATGACGTCGTGCCACTGCTGTTGGAAATGCGGGACTTTCGGCTCGCCCACGCTGTGCATGACGAGCAATGCCGCGCCGTGCTCCGCGCAGAGGCGGGCGTTCCGGTCGTCCGGAAGCGCGCCCATGTCATTCACCAGCTCCACCTTCCCGGACGGCAGGATTTCCGTGACCACATCGGGCCGCCAGGTGTTCGCCGAAAGCACGGGCGGCCACACCTGCTCCGCGTCACGCGGTTCCACACCCTGCCAGACATCCTCCCAGCGGCCGATGAATCCCCGGAACCGCCGGATCTCCTCCTCCACCGGGATGGCGGCGCGGTTCGTGCGCGCGCTTTCCGCCCCCACGTCGATGACATCCGCGCCCGCCGCGACCTGCCCACGGGCCAGCTCGACCGCTTTTCCGAAATCCAGCGTGCCATCGCCAGAAAACGAATCGTCATTCACATTCACGATCCCCATCACCAGCGGACGCCGGGGAAAATCGATCACCCGCTCGGGAAGCCTCAATCGCATGCCGGTTTCCTAAATCCTGAAATCTGGAAACTCAACTCTCATCCCGCTTGCCCACGGCGGCTCCATCACTACCCTGCCGGACATGTCATCCACTTTCGGCCAAGTTTTCCGCATCCACACCTTCGGCGAGTCGCACGGCGGTGGCGTGGGCGTTGTCATCGACGGTTGCCCGCCGCGCGTCCCCGTGTCCGTGGAGCAGATCCAGCACGAACTGGACCGCCGCCGTCCCGGGCAGTCGGAGATCGTCACTCCGCGCAAGGAAGCGGATGCGGCGGAAATCCTCTCCGGCCTGCAGGACGGACTGACGCTCGGCTCCCCCATTTCCATCATCGTCCGGAACACCGACCAGCGTCCCGGCGCCTACGAGGAGATGGCGGTGAAATACCGCCCGAGCCACGCGGACTACACCTATGACGCGAAATACGGCATCCGCTCCGCCTCCGGCGGCGGGCGGGCGTCGGCGCGGGAGACCATCGGCCGCGTCGCCGCGGCGGCGGTGGCCCGCCAGGTGCTGGACAAGCTTCACCCGGGCATCGAGGTGCTCGCCTGGGTGAAATCGATCCAGGAACTCAACGCCGAGGTGGATCCGCAGACGGTGACCGGGGAAACCATCGAGTCGAACATCGTCCGCACCGGGGATCCGGCGATGGCGGAGACGATGATCGAGCGCATCAAGGCGATCCGCAACGACGGCAACTCCGTGGGCGGAGTGATCGAGTGCGTCATCCGCAACTGCCCGCCCGGCCTGGGCGAGCCGATTTTCGACAAACTGGAGGCGGATCTCGCCAAAGCCATGCTCTCTCTGCCCGCGACCAAGGGCTTTGAAATCGGCTCCGGATTCGCCGGCACCCTGCTCACCGGCCGCGAGCACAACGATCCGTTCCGCATGATCGACGGCCGTGTCCGCACCACCAGCAACCGCTCCGGCGGCGTCCAGGGCGGGATTTCCAACGGCGAGAACATCATCTTCCGCGTCGCCTTCAAGCCGACCGCCACCATCATGACCGAGCAGGACACCGTCACCTCCGGCCACGAGAACACCGAACTCAAGGGCCGCGGACGCCACGACGCCTGTGTCCTCCCCCGGGCCGTGCCCATCGTCGAGGCGATGGCCACCCTGGTGCTCACGGATCATCTCCTGCGGCAGAGGGCGATCGGCTGAGAAGGTTCCACCGGCAGCCATTCGTAAAACTCCCAAGCCGTGGACGCTTCCGAAATTCCCCTGGACTCCGCCGCGCACACGCATGACGGATTTTTCAAGGCGGTCTTTTCGCAGCCCGAGCATGCGGTGGCGTTTTTCAAAAGCCACCTGCCCGCGGAGGTCACCGCTCTCGTCGAATGGCCGTCCTTGGAGCTGCTGCCCGGTTCGTTTGTGAAATCCAGCCTGCAGCAGGCCCACTCGGACCTGTTGTTTTCCGTCCGCATGGGTGAGCGGGAGACGCTCCTTTACCTGCTCTTCGAACACCAGAGCACGCCCGACCCCGCCATGCCGCTGCGGTTGCTCGGGTACATGAGCGAGATCCACCTGAAACATCACAAGGAAAACAAGCTGCCGCTCAGGCCGGTGCTGCCCTTCGTCCTCCACCAGGGACCGGACCGCTGGACCGCATCGACCGCATTTGAGGATCTGTTCGAACTTGAGGGAGAAGCCCGCGAGGCGCTGCTGCCGTTCCTGCCGAAATTCAGCCACGCGCTGCTCGACCTCACCCGCTTCGATCCCTCCGCCGGTGAGGAGGACGCCCGGGTGCGCGCGGTGCTGCAACTGATGAAGCTCGCCCGCGAGAAGGAACTGCTGCGCTTTTTCCGCTGGTTGTCCCGATTTTCCGCCAAGGACCTGTCTGAAAACCTGCTACGGCTGATCCTGCTCTATGCGATGCACTCGGACAGCGATCTTGACGCGGAGAAAATCTACCATAACCTGTCATCCAATCCCGAACTTGAGAAAAGCACCATGTCCGTCGCTGAAAAACTGAGAGCCGAAGGCCGTGTCGAAGGCCTTACAGAAGGGAACTGGATCGGGAAAATCCAAACACTTGAGGAATTCCTCGAAAAAGCCATTTCTTCGAATGAAGTCCTCGAGGCGATGACACTCGCTGAACTCGAAGCACTGCACGCCCTGCTTCACCGCGAATACGAAGTCCGCTTCAAGCGCGGCTGAAACGTGGTCCGCTTTCCTGGAAAATCGCGTGGGGACATAGTCTAGGGTTGATGTCCGGTGGCTGGAAAGACTCTCCTGAGTCCGTCCACTTCCATCACCTTGTCCCCCGACCTCATTCCATCACTCAGCCTCGGCACGGCGGCGCTCGTCCTGTTCGTTCTCTGCGCCGGCTTCGTCATGCTGCGCGGGCTCGCCCGGATGATCGTCGGCACGCTCACGCTCGGGATTTCCGCCTGGGTCGGGTTCCGCGTGTGGCAGGCGGCCCCGGCGTTGTCATTCGAGTGGCTCGGGCAGTCCCAGCCGTGGATCACCAACGGCCTGCCGGTCCTGGCGTTCGTTCTCGTGTTTTTCCTGCTGCGGAAAATCACCAATTTCTTCACCAGTCCGTTCGGTGGCGGCTCCGGAAGTTCGGGTCCCAGGACGCTCGCCGGCACCGTTTTCCGCCTCGTTTTCGCTCTCATCCCCGCATCGCTCCTGTGGATCATCGGAGCCGCGCTCGTCCACCACGCGGGGTCCATCGCCGAGCTCAAGGCCAGCTCCGGGAAGGGGAAACCGGAGCAAGGGTTTGTCCAGAAACTCAAATCCACCCTTGAGTCCACCCTGCCCGCGGACTGGCTCGCCGCCCTCGATCCCTTGGCGGACCCGTCCCGCCTCAGCCTCGCCAAGCTCATCGCCGCGCAATCCTCGCCCGAATTCGCACCGGAAA
Proteins encoded in this region:
- the folP gene encoding dihydropteroate synthase; translated protein: MRLRLPERVIDFPRRPLVMGIVNVNDDSFSGDGTLDFGKAVELARGQVAAGADVIDVGAESARTNRAAIPVEEEIRRFRGFIGRWEDVWQGVEPRDAEQVWPPVLSANTWRPDVVTEILPSGKVELVNDMGALPDDRNARLCAEHGAALLVMHSVGEPKVPHFQQQWHDVMAEMERFFEEKIGLARAAGLPDDAVILDPGIDFAKQRDDNLTVYRELARLKKFQRPVLVPVSRKTVIGEVLGLADPAGRDAGTVACVSTCMTRGAHLFRVHHVEAAWQVVKTLHGISPAGG
- the aroC gene encoding chorismate synthase, yielding MSSTFGQVFRIHTFGESHGGGVGVVIDGCPPRVPVSVEQIQHELDRRRPGQSEIVTPRKEADAAEILSGLQDGLTLGSPISIIVRNTDQRPGAYEEMAVKYRPSHADYTYDAKYGIRSASGGGRASARETIGRVAAAAVARQVLDKLHPGIEVLAWVKSIQELNAEVDPQTVTGETIESNIVRTGDPAMAETMIERIKAIRNDGNSVGGVIECVIRNCPPGLGEPIFDKLEADLAKAMLSLPATKGFEIGSGFAGTLLTGREHNDPFRMIDGRVRTTSNRSGGVQGGISNGENIIFRVAFKPTATIMTEQDTVTSGHENTELKGRGRHDACVLPRAVPIVEAMATLVLTDHLLRQRAIG
- a CDS encoding Rpn family recombination-promoting nuclease/putative transposase, which encodes MDASEIPLDSAAHTHDGFFKAVFSQPEHAVAFFKSHLPAEVTALVEWPSLELLPGSFVKSSLQQAHSDLLFSVRMGERETLLYLLFEHQSTPDPAMPLRLLGYMSEIHLKHHKENKLPLRPVLPFVLHQGPDRWTASTAFEDLFELEGEAREALLPFLPKFSHALLDLTRFDPSAGEEDARVRAVLQLMKLAREKELLRFFRWLSRFSAKDLSENLLRLILLYAMHSDSDLDAEKIYHNLSSNPELEKSTMSVAEKLRAEGRVEGLTEGNWIGKIQTLEEFLEKAISSNEVLEAMTLAELEALHALLHREYEVRFKRG